One stretch of Scophthalmus maximus strain ysfricsl-2021 chromosome 12, ASM2237912v1, whole genome shotgun sequence DNA includes these proteins:
- the chd3 gene encoding chromodomain-helicase-DNA-binding protein 3 isoform X2, translating into MSSPLRRREEEDEGMVVRSEGGGFDEDDDGGGGDGDLDEDASDINSPAAPLETATPAAPVEEAELSDREVPCRKKGRPKKKKDAKKKDKEGKPAKTKKRKKIDSDVERDSDRERGHGENSDSVASDYGSGEKKKKKKHKERKEKKTKKKKKDDGDRDSSQEETTKPTEQKNSAQLAKEWGLEDVDHTFTEEDYRELTNYKAFSQFMRPMIAKKNPKIPMSKMMTILGAKWREFSSNNPFKGNAAAVAAAAAAAAIAVAEQVSAATASPEPPPPQPLPPIRKAKTKEGKGPGYKKRSKSPRVPDKKKAQAKAKKMAPIRIKLSPIGAKRKKSCSSEDVDEDESEQEDSSVHSSSVRSDSSGRVKKNKRGRPAKKKKKMSSPAHLPVPGEEEGEGYETDHQDYCEVCQQGGEIILCDTCPRAYHLVCLEPELDKAPEGKWSCPHCEKEGIQWEAKDEEFEDFEEDSEDRVISEVAVGVPTGAEEEDDDHMEFCRVCKDGGELLCCDTCTSSYHIHCLNPPLPEIPNGEWLCPRCTCPPIKGRVQKILHWHWGEPPPPIPVPPAPDAPPDAPPPPPMKGRAEREFFVKLVAQSYWHCTWITELQLEIFHSVMYRNYQRKTDMDEPPSLDYGSGAEDENGVGKSEKRRAKDPEYAIMEDKYYKYGIKPEWMMIHRIINHSLDKKGMYHYLVKWRDLTYDQCTWERDDLDIPDFAIYKANYWRHRDAIMKEDPDKSRRMRSKNQEGEEESPVSPVTDPTIKYDEQPDFVTSTGGTLHLYQLEGLNWLRFSWAQGTDTILADEMGLGKTIQTIVFLYSLFKEGHTKGPFLVSAPLSTIINWEREFEMWAPDFYVVTYTGDKDSRAIIRENELSFDDTAVRGGKKAFKLRRDVPIKFHVLLTSYELVTIDQTALKSIDWACLVVDEAHRLKNNQSKFFRRLNDYKIDHKLLLTGTPLQNNLEELFHLLNFLTPNRFNNLDGFLEEFADISKEDQIKKLHDLLGPHMLRRLKADVFKNMPAKTELIVRVELSPMQKKYYKLILTKNFEALNSKGGGNQVSLLNIMMDLKKCCNHPYLFPVASMEAQKTPSGAYEGTALTKASGKLTLMQKMLRKLKEQGHRVLVFSQMTKMLDLLEDFLDYEGYKYERIDGGVTGALRQEAIDRFNAPGACQFCFLLSTRAGGLGINLATADTVVIFDSDWNPHNDIQAFSRAHRIGQANKVMIYRFVTRASVEERITQVAKRKMMLTHLVVRPGLGSKAGSMSKQELDDILKFGTEELFKDEGEGMKNNAGDKVEDEGNVIHYDSTAIERLLDRSQDATDDSDVQNMNEYLSSFKVAQYMVREEDKIEEIEREIIKQEENVDPDYWEKLLRHHYEQQQEDLASKLGKGKRNRKPVNYNDAAQEDQEWHADISDNQSEYSVGSEEEDEDFDDRPEGRRQSRRQLRNEKDKPLPPLLARVGGNLEVLGFNTRQRKAFLNAVMRWGMPSQDAFSSQWLVRDLRGKTEKEFKAYVSLFMRHLCEPVADGAETFADGVPREGLCRQPVLTRIGVMSLVKKKIQEFEHINGRWSLPELKPEVSVDKSSSRASSPAVKTATPTPEASYNNTPCTSTPATPAPVDKLEKNGKEGEKEEDKEECETPSEKEKAKEKDEGKEVDSDKTEDAEESVSPGQKAEGKEENDLKEAEEKDTTDTPGTTTEEKSKEETKQTSKQDAELKEEKSEAEKVAEEEREKETPTATTDAKDKSEVADTKKEEAKGEKDAGKEAKAAKEEAPKGNGKPPAERPRFMFNIADGGFTGFTPAELHTLWQNEERAAISSGKMNEIWHRRHDFWLLAGIVIHGYARWQDIQNDPQFAIVNEPFKSQANKGNFLEMKNKFLARRFKLLEQALVIEEQLRRAAYLNMTQDPSHPAMALNARFAEVECLAESHQHLSKESLAGNKPANAVLHKVLNQLEELLSDMKADVTRLPATLSRVPPIAARLQMSERSILSRLASKGTETHTPPPILPGPYATPQNYGAPFTPAPPSALHMGGANYSQMPPGSFISEAAAAAGATGGAAGGAAGGPTAASVCQKTKEHDVVQRQRVVDLWKDGKSEGAIGLELRMPKSTVHSIIVKYRLSNTVENLPRNGRPKKT; encoded by the exons atgtcctctcctctccggcgccgtgaggaggaagacgagggcaTGGTGGTTCGTTCCGAGGGAGGAGGTTTcgacgaagacgacgacggcggcggtgGAGACGGAGACCTGGACGAGGACGCAAGCGACATAAACTCGCCGGCGGCGCCTCTGGAAACTGCAACACCAGCCGCGCCAG TCGAAGAGGCAGAGCTATCCGACAGAGAGGTCCCGTGCAGGAAGAAAGGACGGcccaagaaaaagaaggacGCAAAGAAGAAGGACAAAGAGGGGAAGcctgccaaaacaaaaaaacgcaaGAAGATT GACAGCGATGTAGAGAGAGActcggacagagagagaggccacGGCGAGAACTCGGACAGTGTCGCTAGCGACTATGGATccggtgagaagaagaaaaagaagaagcataaagaacggaaagaaaagaaaaccaagaagaagaaaaaagatgacgGGGACCGAGACAGCAGTCAAGAGGAGACCACAAAG CCCACGGAGCAGAAGAACTCGGCCCAGCTGGCGAAGGAGTGGGGTCTGGAGGATGTTGATCATACCTTCACTGAGGAAGACTACAGGGAACTCACCAACTACAAAGCCTTCAGCCAGTTCATGCG GCCGATGATAGCCAAGAAGAACCCCAAGATCCCCATGTCAAAGATGATGACCATCTTGGGGGCCAAATGGAGGGAGTTCAGCTCGAACAACCCCTTCAAGGGCAACGCCGCCGCGGTTGCGGCAGCTGCCGCGGCCGCTGCCATCGCTGTCGCCGAGCAGGTCTCTGCGGCGACCGCCTCGCCTGAGCCGCCGCCACCGCAGCCGCTACCACCGATCAGAAAGGCCAAGACGAAAGAGGGCAAAG GCCCTGGCTACAAGAAGCGCAGCAAAAGCCCTCGAGTCCCTGACAAGAAAAAGGCTCAAGCAAAGGCTAAAAAGATGGCACCCATTCGTATCAAACTGTCGCCCATCGGcgccaagaggaagaagagctgCTCA AGCGAGGACGTGGATGAGGACGAGTCCGAGCAGGAGGACTCCAGCGTTCACAGCTCCTCGGTGCGCTCCGACAGCTCGGGTCGcgtgaagaaaaacaagcgaGGGCGGCctgccaagaagaagaagaaga TGTCGTCTCCTGCCCACCTCCCAGTCCCcggtgaagaggagggggagggctaCGAGACGGACCATCAGGACTACTGCGAGGTGTGTCAGCAGGGCGGAGAGATCATCCTGTGTGACACATGTCCCCGAGCTTACCACCTCGTCTGCCTTGAGCCGGAGCTGGACAAGGCCCCCGAAGGCAAATGGAGCTGCCCACACTGC GAAAAAGAAGGAATCCAGTGGGAGGCGAAGGATGAGGAATTCGAGGACTTCGAGGAGGACAGCGAGGACAGAGTGATATCAGAGGTCGCGGTTGGGGTACCCACcggggccgaggaggaggatgacgaccACATGGAGTTCTGTCGGGTGTGCAAAGACGGAGGTGAACTGCTGTGTTGCGACACCTGCACCTCGTCCTACCACATCCACTGTCTGAACCCGCCGCTGCCAGAGATCCCCAACGGAGAGTGGCTGTGTCCAAGATGCACG TGTCCGCCGATTAAAGGTCGCGTCCAGAAGATCCTCCACTGGCATTGGGGAGAACCTCCGCCTCCCATTCCTGTTCCCCCGGCTCCCGACGCCCCACCCGACGCCCCTCCGCCACCACCCATGAAGGGCAGAGCCGAGCGGGAGTTCTTTGTCAAGCTGGTCGCGCAGTCCTACTGGCACTGCACATGGATCACTGAGCTCCAG CTGGAGATCTTCCACTCGGTGATGTACAGAAACTACCAGAGGAAGACGGACATGGACGAGCCTCCGAGTCTGGATTATGGCTCAGGAGCCGAGGACGAGAACGGAGTGGGAAAGAGCGAAAAGAGGAGGGCCAAGGATCCTGAGTACGCAATCATGGAAGACAAGTACTACAAATATGGCATCAAGCCCGAGTGGATGATGATCCACCGTATCATCAACCACAG TTTGGACAAGAAGGGGATGTACCACTACCTGGTCAAGTGGCGTGACCTGACCTACGACCAGTGTACCTGGGAGAGAGACGACCTGGACATCCCTGATTTTGCAATTTACAAGGCCAACTACTGGAGGCACAG GGATGCAATAATGAAGGAGGATCCAGACAAAtccaggaggatgaggagcaagaaccaggagggtgaagaggagtcTCCTGTCTCGCCCGTCACTGAC CCAACGATAAAATACGACGAGCAGCCAGACTTTGTCACATCGACAGGTGGGACGCTGCATCTGTACCAGCTGGAGGGTCTGAACTGGCTGCGGTTTTCCTGGGCGCAGGGCACCGACACCATCCTAGCAGATGAGATGGGCCTGGGCAAGACCATCCAGACCATCGTCTTCCTCTACTCGCTGTTCAAAGAG GGACACACCAAGGGCCCGTTCCTGGTCAGTGCTCCGCTCTCCACCATCATCAACTGGGAGAGGGAGTTCGAGATGTGGGCCCCTGATTTCTACGTGGTGACTTACACGGGAGACAAGGACAGTCGAGCGATTATCAGGGAGAACGAGTTGTCCTTCGACGACACTGCcgtcagaggaggaaagaaggcCTTTAAACtgagg AGGGATGTTCCGATTAAATTCCACGTGCTGCTGACTTCCTATGAGTTGGTGACCATCGACCAGACGGCGCTCAAGTCCATCGACTGGGCCTGTCTGGTGGTGGACGAGGCTCACCGCCTGAAGAACAACCAGTCCAAG TTTTTCCGGCGGCTGAACGACTATAAGATCGaccacaagctgctgctgacggGAACTCCTCTTCAGAACAACCTGGAGGAACTGTTCCACCTGCTCAACTTCCTCACGCCCAACCGCTTCAA TAACCTTGACGGATTCCTGGAAGAGTTCGCCGACATCTCCAAGGAGGACCAGATCAAGAAGCTCCACGACCTGCTGGGGCCTCACATGCTGCGGAGGCTGAAGGCCGACGTCTTCAAGAACATGCCCGCCAAAACTGAGCTGATTGTTAGAGTGGAGCTGAGCCCCATGCAGAA GAAATACTACAAGCTGATTTTGACCAAAAACTTTGAGGCTCTGAACTCAAAGGGTGGAGGAAACCAGGTCTCCCTGCTCAACATCATGATGGACCTAAAGAAGTGCTGCAACCACCCCTACCTCTTCCCTGTTGCCTCCATG GAAGCGCAGAAAACGCCGAGCGGTGCTTACGAGGGGACGGCCCTCACTAAGGCTTCTGGGAAACTGACATTGATGCAGAAGATGCTGAGGAAGCTGAAAGAGCAAGGGCACCGAGTACTGGTCTTCTCACAG ATGACTAAAATGCTGGACTTATTAGAAGACTTCCTGGACTACGAAGGCTACAAGTATGAGAGAATCGACGGAGGCGTCACGGGAGCGCTGAGACAAGAGGCCATTGACCGCTTCAATG CTCCTGGTGCTTGCCAGTTTTGTTTCTTGCTCTCCACCCGAGCCGGAGGTTTGGGCATCAACTTGGCCACAGCCGACACAGTCGTCATCTTCGACTCGGACTGGAACCCTCACAACGACATACAG GCGTTCAGTCGAGCCCATCGAATCGGACAGGCCAACAAGGTGATGATCTACCGCTTTGTGACCCGGGCCAGCGTGGAGGAGCGGATCACCCAGGTTGCCAAGAGGAAAATGATGCTGACCCACCTGGTGGTCCGGCCGGGCCTGGGATCCAAGGCCGGCTCCATGTCCAAACAGGAACTGGACGACATCCTCAAGTTTGGAACAGAGGAGCTCTTCAAGGATGAGGGAGAAg GTATGAAAAATAATGCTGGGGATAAAGTTGAGGACGAGGGCAATGTGATCCACTACGACAGCACTGCCATCGAGCGGCTGCTGGACCGAAGCCAAGACGCCACGGACGACTCGGACGTCCAGAACATGAACGAGTACCTCAGCTCCTTCAAAGTGGCCCAGTACATGGTCCGAGAGGAGGATAAG ATCGAGGAGATCGAGCGAGAGATCATCAAGCAGGAGGAGAACGTGGATCCGGATTATTGGGAGAAACTGCTGCGGCATCActacgagcagcagcaggaggaccTCGCCAGCAAACTGGGTAAAGGCAAGAGGAACCGCAAGCCTGTCAACTACAACGACGCCGCGCAGGAGGACCAAG AATGGCATGCTGACATTTCAGATAACCAGTCCGAGTATTCAGTGggctctgaggaggaggacgaggacttTGACGATCGACCAGAAG GCCGAAGGCAGTCGCGCCGCCAGTTGAGGAATGAGAAGGATAaacctctgcctcctctcctggcCAGAGTCGGCGGCAACCTTGAG GTGCTGGGCTTCAACACACGCCAGAGGAAGGCTTTCCTGAATGCCGTGATGCGCTGGGGGATGCCGTCCCAGGACGCTTTCTCCTCCCAGTGGCTGGTGAGGGACCTAAGGGGCAAGACTGAAAAAGAATTTAA AGCGTACGTGTCTCTCTTTATGCGTCATCTGTGCGAGCCGGTGGCCGACGGCGCCGAGACGTTCGCGGACGGCGTTCCGAGGGAGGGCCTGTGCCGCCAGCCGGTCCTCACCCGAATCGGCGTCATGTCCCTCGTCAAGAAGAAG ATCCAGGAGTTTGAGCACATCAACGGGCGGTGGAGTCTTCCAGAGCTCAAGCCTGAGGTCAGCGTGGACAAATCCTCCTCCAGGGCGTCCTCTCCTGCAGTGAAGACCGCCACGCCCACCCCCGAGGCCAGCTACAACAACACACCGTGCACCTCCACGCCAG CGACCCCTGCTCCAGTAGACAAGCTAGAAAAGAacggaaaagagggagagaaggaggaggacaaagaggaatgTGAGACCCCGTCGGAGAAAGAGAAAGCGAAGGAGAAGGATGAGGGCAAAGAGGTGGACAGCGACAAGACCGAAGACGCTGAAGAG AGTGTGTCTCCTGGTCAAAAAGCTGAAGGCAAAGAGGAGAACGACCTGaaagaggcggaggagaaagacacaacGGATACTCCGGGCACCACgacagaggaaaagagcaaagaagagaCGAAACAAACATCGAAGCAAGACGCAGAGTTAAAAGAGGAGAAATCgg AAGCTGAGAaggtggcagaggaggagagggaaaaagagacgCCCACGGCAACGACAGATGCCAAGGATAAGTCCGAGGTGGCTGACACGAAGAAAG AGGAGGCCAAAGGTGAAAAGGATGCTGGCAAAGAAGCCAAAGCGGCTAAGGAGGAGGCACCCAAGGGTAATGGGAAGCCGCCGGCTGAGCGGCCGCGCTTCATGTTCAACATCGCCGACGGAGGCTTCACCG GCTTCACCCCCGCAGAGCTGCACACACTCTGGCAGAATGAGGAGCGGGCTGCCATCTCCTCGGGGAAGATGAACGAGATCTGGCACCGCCGCCACGACTTCTGGCTGCTGGCGGGAATCGTGAT TCACGGCTACGCCCGGTGGCAGGACATCCAGAACGATCCCCAGTTCGCCATCGTCAACGAACCCTTCAAGTCGCAGGCGAATAAAGGAAACTTCCTGGAGATGAAGAACAAGTTTCTTGCTCGACGCTTTAAG TTGTTGGAGCAGGCGCTCGTGATAGAGGAGCAACTGCGGCGGGCGGCCTACCTGAACATGACCCAGGACCCCAGCCACCCAGCCATGGCGCTCAATGCTCGCTTCGCAGAGGTGGAGTGCCTGGCGGAGTCGCACCAGCACCTCAGCAAGGAGTCGCTGGCAGGAAACAAGCCGGCCAACGCTGTCCTGCACAAAG TGTTGaaccagctggaggagctgctgagcGACATGAAGGCCGACGTGACGCGGCTGCCCGCAACGCTGTCCAGGGTGCCGCCAATCGCCGCCCGCCTGCAAATGTCCGAGCGGAGCATCCTCAGCCGGCTGGCCAGCAAGGGCACGGAGACGCACACGCCCCCG CCCATACTGCCTGGACCCTACGCCACCCCTCAGAACTACGGAGCACCCTTCACCCCAGCCCCCCCGAGCGCCCTGCACATGGGAGGTGCCAACTACAGTCAGATGCCACCCGGGTCGTTCATATCAG